The genomic stretch GTGTAGATATTTTTACTAGTATGACTTAGATATTTTATATTtatctaaaaaaaattcaatggACAAGATTTGATATGATACTTTAAatgtgaataaaaaaatataagttattatttttcttatattttaatttaattatatatgaaTCGGGTAAATGTATATTAAAGATTAAAAAAGATGTAAATAAGAAAACATTTTGAGATTCTCATTCATTCCTTCCCATGTTAAAATCATAGTTTTTTTAACAAATAAGGTTGATTGCTAATCTTCAACCATTATAAACAACTAACATAAAGCTTTATAATCCATGGGAATTTGAGGTATGTATGAGAGTAAATCAATGCTTTTTGAATTTATGCATTTTTAGATCATGTGTTTTGACTCATTACCtatttggactttgtattttaaaaaattactttttggattgGACCATAtgttttctaaaataattcaaatagacccctaaattcaattttgatcaaatttttttgaactaaaatcacaaataattcatcaaactaacaactcaaaacaaaaatacagtcattctgcctaaaaactgtgttgttatattcaattttttgttcatcaaaatcaggtttaataaacacaaaatctaaaaatgtataaaaccATGCTTTTTTTACTAGACCATTAGTTGAATTTATAAAGCATATTATTAGTCCCCCATTATTATCTGATCAGGCTAGGGCCCTCACATTTCAACTGCATTCTATCATTAGAGACAGCCAAATCAAATGTCTTATCCTATGTACTACAAAACCAATCCTAAGAGATACCTAGGACAGGCAGATCACAAGATCAGCAACACCATAACCCAGCTTTCTGTTTGTGACTACTTACCTTCAAACTTGGCAACACAACTACCACTTGTGCTACTTTCTATCAACACATCACACAGTTCTCCAAACTATTATACTCATTCTGTTAAAACCATATTGAGGTTTCCCTACCCTTTCATCTGGAATCAAAACAAGGTGTCCTAGGACTGAGTTGTTTGACATCGATTTTCTAGGAACTGAACAATGGAAAAGACCCTTTGGTTCAACACCTGCAGAACAATGCTGAGGTTTAACATTGGAAAGCACAGAACATATGTTGATTCAAAAAATATACTCCATGAAGGTTACAATGGAACTCATGCTTATTCAGATGAATAAATCTTTGATTGTGTTCGAATTTCGATTCACAATTTTGAAATCCAATAACTTTTTTCAGCTTGAAGGCTTGATCTTTTCCAGTAACTTGTCAGCTTCAATGAATCCTAGTGGTCCCAAAGATAAAAACTTTAAACACTTCCATCTGGGAAAATTACACAAGAGAATTCAGTATTTTAAAGCACAAGATTAAAGTAACAGAAGGCTAATTCAAATATCACCATGAAACTCCAAAGAGCTTTACCTGGGGGTGTATGGTAGGGCCAGACAGTGGAGGTGTAAATGGTTGACACTGTTGAATGGTGGCCGATGAAAGCCGAATCTGTATTCAAATCCAAATTCATTAAATTCAACTGCTCAATTTTACTTCAAAGGGAAGTGAAACCAACAATTACTTCAAGTTTGTATACTTTTTCCTATATGTGTAATCATAATAATTTCACAACTAATATTGATAGTTACAGGTAGGTAATGCTAGGAAATTAGTTGATTAGGAATTAGTTCATTTCTGCAAAATGTCATTCTCATATGCTTGAATGAAAAACATAGCATTACCAACAGAATTATTTTGTCCATCCTTTCCATTCACAAGCTTCAAATTTTCAGTGAAAGCATACAACACAGAACAATCACTCAGAAAACAAACAAATAGCTTTCAAGACAAATACATCAGTGAATGATAGAACTCAAGAATACAGTTTCTGATTCAACTTTCAGGAGCAAGGCCATCATACCTATACTCGCATTGAGGTGCATCTCGACTTACTAGCGTTCGCCCCACTTCTAACATGTGATTTACTAAAAGGAAAAGATGAAAATTAGACAAAGATATTGTCAACACTCAAGACTCAGAGGGTTATGTAAAAGAAGTTCAATCTGAATGAAGTACTATACTCTAATTACTTAATTTTACCCAAAGAGTAGTCTTCTGCAGTTTTCTGAAGATCATTCACAGTTGAAATGTGTGCTGAAGGAATAACCAAGTAATGCCTAGAAAAGAAAGCAACTTAATTTATCTTAGAAAGAAAAAACAAGGTTGTATAGGACTTCATTTAAGTAgcaaaattaatttattattgaaaaaaaaaacaaggttgTATGTGACTTCATTTAAGTTGcaaaatttcctttctttctaaAAAAAGTGCTTGAAAAGGTTTAACATTTTCTTGTTTCACACAGAAAAGGGATATCTATTATAGTATTCATGGTGAGTGAGAGTGGTGATATTGACAATCCATAAAGCTACGATCTTTGAATCTTTTACTAGTCATTGACAAATACATTCACATAAACAAAAGCTAACAAAAACAAATTACACAGAAAAGGGATATCTATCATAGTATTCATGGAAAACAAGATCAGTTATGTGTAGGGCCATCTGATTATCAAAGTACATATAGAGACTAGAATTCTACAATTATAAATTTGTTAGATGGTTAAATAGAAATAATACAGGCTAGTAAACTGAAAGATCTTGAGATTGCTCAAGTTTGATTAGGAAGTTGTGCAAACGCTCCCACATTCAGGTCGCAGCCAACAACCATCATTTTCTTGTAAACTGCATAAGCACGGTCTGGATTCCCTAACGAAATATAGGCTCGAATGAGAGCATTGTAGGTCAAAACATCAGGTTCAAAACCCTTAAACTGTAGTTCTTCATATATACTCACTGCTTGCTCCACCAGTCCCTTGATCTCAAGATCGAGTATTAGTTTGCTGTATGTGTAAATATTAGGAAAAATTCCTCTCCTCTGCATTTCA from Humulus lupulus chromosome 5, drHumLupu1.1, whole genome shotgun sequence encodes the following:
- the LOC133778737 gene encoding bifunctional adenosine 5'-phosphosulfate phosphorylase/adenylylsulfatase HINT4 isoform X4; protein product: MGMELMAGVRASQPNCIFCQIATKSTSTTLLHSDDKIVAFQDIRPATFRHYLVIPSAHISTVNDLQKTAEDYSLVNHMLEVGRTLVSRDAPQCEYRFGFHRPPFNSVNHLHLHCLALPYTPRWKCLKFLSLGPLGFIEADKLLEKIKPSS